In Gemmatimonadales bacterium, the genomic window CCGCGGTGCCGCGCATGCCCCCGACCACGATCAGGGTCGCGCCCGGCACCTCCTCCAGCACCCGCGGGAACACGTCCCAGACGACGAACCTGGCGACCGCGCCCCGCGGCCCCGAGAGCCGGCCCACCAGCGCCACGACCGGCCCCTCCGCCCGCAGGCCGAGGGCACGGCGCGCCTCGGCCGGCGAGGAGCCGGGCCGGTACAGCTCGAGGTCCACCCCGTTGGGCACCAGGTGGAGCCGCGAGCGCGGCAGGCGCAGGACCTGCAACGCGTTCGCCTCGACCGTGGGCGAGACGGCCGTCACTGCCTCGCCGTAGACGCTGAAGCGCACCGAGGCGTGCCGCGGCTGCAGCATGTGGAGAGTGGAGACGAGCGGCACGCGCGAGCAGCGGGTGGCGAAGAACGCGACCCAGCTCGCGGCCCGCGAGTGCGCGTGTACCAGGTGGATGCCCCTGCCGCGAATGACACGCCGCAGCGCGACCACGTTCCGGACCCGCCGGACGTAGCCGCGCCGGTCCAGCGGCAGGCTCACGTACTCGGCGTCCATCTCCGTATGCAGCGTGTCCGAAACCACCGTCACCCGGTGCCCCGCCCGGGCCTGCTGGCGGATCAGCGAGGCAGCGAACCGCTCGGCGCCGGTGACTTCGCGCTGCGAGAGGACGTGGAGGATGTTCACGGGAGCGTGCCCGCAGGCTCCTTCGGCGTTATCGTTGCCGACAATGGTGACTCTTACGACGCCGTTCACGCAACAGGCCGGCATCGAGGTGCCGCTGGTCTGCGGCGCGATGTACCCCTGCACCAACCCGGAGCTGGTGGCCGCCGTCTCCGAGGCCGGCGGCATCGGCGTCGTGCAGCCGCTCTCGATGGTCTACGTCCACGGCCACGATCTGCGCGAGGGCCTGCGGCTCATCCGCCGGCACACCGCGAAGCCCATCGGCATGAACGTCCTGATCGAGCGGTCGTCGCGCACCTACCTGGAGCGGATGCGGCGCTGGCTCGACGTCGCGCTCGAGGAAGGGGTGCGTTTCTTCGTGACCTCGCTGGGCAAGCCGCGCTGGGTCGTCGAGCGCGTGGCCGCCGCGGGCGGCGTGGTCTACCACGACGTGACCGAACGGAAGTGGGCGGAGCGGGCGCTCGAGAGCGGCGTGCACGGGCTCATCGCCGTGAACGACCGCGCCGGCGGCCACGCGGGGCCGAGGAGCGCCGAGGCGCTGATCGAGGAGCTGGGCGACCTCGGCCGCCCGGTGATCTGCGCCGGCGGCGTGGGGGACGAGCGGGCGTTCGTGGCCGCGCTCAGGCTGGGCTACGCCGGCGTGCAGATGGGGACCCGGTTCATCGCGACCGACGAGTGCCGCGTGCACCCGGACTACAAGCGGCGGATCGTGGTGGCGGGCGAGGACGACATCGTCCTCACGGAGCGCGTGACCGGCGTCCCGCTGGCGGTGATCCGGACGCCGTACGTGGAGCGCGTGGGCACCCGGGCCGGGCCGCTGGCGCGGTGGATGCTGCGCGGCCGGCGCACCAAGTACCTGATGCGGACGATCTACGCCCTGCGCTACGTGTGGAAGCTCAAGCGCGCCGCCCTGGGCGGCGGGTCGTCGCGGGACTACTGGCAGGCGGGCAAGTCGGTCGCGGGCATCACGCGGATCGAGCCCGCGGGCGAGATCGTGCGGCGGTTCGCCGCGGCCGCGCGCGAGGCCGCGACCGCAGTCTAGCCGAGTCCTGCACCCGCCGGCGGCCGAGGGGGTTGCTCGGCACGCCGGCGGCCCGGGCGCCCGGCCTTTCCCGGGCGCTCCGCCTAGTTGGTCGTGATGTTGACGATCGTCATCCGCCCCACGCGGGTCCGCCCGTCCGGCGCCTCCACGTGCCAGAAGTACACCCCGCTCGCCACCAGCTGCCCCTCCCGCGTCAGCAGGTCCCACGGCTCCTCGCCCCCGCCCGTCGGGTCGTTGTGGGTGAGCACCCGCACCAGGATCCCGCTCACGCTGTAGACCCGGATGATCGCCCGGTCGGGCAGGTTGACGAACCGCAGCTGCCGGGGCCCGCCCGCGGTCTCGTAGCCGCTGTGGTTGTAGTAGGGATCCGGCACCGTGTGGATGCGCGTCAGGTCGCCCGAGGCCGCCGCCAGCGTGAAGCCCCGCGTGACCTGGATCTTCAGCGACAGCCCGGGCACGTACGGCTGGCGGTAGGGCAGCGGCGTGTACGAG contains:
- a CDS encoding nitronate monooxygenase; translated protein: MVTLTTPFTQQAGIEVPLVCGAMYPCTNPELVAAVSEAGGIGVVQPLSMVYVHGHDLREGLRLIRRHTAKPIGMNVLIERSSRTYLERMRRWLDVALEEGVRFFVTSLGKPRWVVERVAAAGGVVYHDVTERKWAERALESGVHGLIAVNDRAGGHAGPRSAEALIEELGDLGRPVICAGGVGDERAFVAALRLGYAGVQMGTRFIATDECRVHPDYKRRIVVAGEDDIVLTERVTGVPLAVIRTPYVERVGTRAGPLARWMLRGRRTKYLMRTIYALRYVWKLKRAALGGGSSRDYWQAGKSVAGITRIEPAGEIVRRFAAAAREAATAV